Proteins found in one Crassostrea angulata isolate pt1a10 chromosome 3, ASM2561291v2, whole genome shotgun sequence genomic segment:
- the LOC128177053 gene encoding calmodulin-alpha-like isoform X1 produces the protein MSSSNTNPFGEQTYQLKDDMAADFSEAFEMYAKGRGFIHQDILKELLELVEQPMPEDEIKDIIETMCKGSSRLDLEAFLQIMTHKMRSTDPIEQLRDAFKEIDADGSGSIDRSELKEMMMSMMSNDYTEEEIDAMIDKADLDGDGEIDFEGKSLITFSGFMVPSFTH, from the exons ATGTCCTCTTCG AATACGAATCCATTTGGGGAACAG ACGTACCAGTTAAAAGATGATATGGCTGCAG aTTTCTCCGAGGCCTTTGAAATGTACGCAAAGGGGCGGGGCTTTATTCATCAAGATATTCTGAAAGAATTATTAGAACTAGTGGAGCAGCCCATGCCAGAGGACGAGATTAAAGATATCATTGAGACGATGTGCAAAG GTAGCAGTAGATTAGACTTAGAAGCCTTCTTACAAATCATGACCCACAAAATGCGGTCAACTGACCCCATAGAACAGCTGCGCGATGCCTTCAAGGAGATAGACGCGGACGGGAGCGGATCCATTGATCGATCGGAACTCAAAGAGATGATGATGTCTATGATGTCTAACGACTACACAGAGGAGGAGATCGATGCGATGATTGACAAGGCCGATCTGGACGGCGACGGAGAAATCGACTTCGAAGGCAAGTCGTTGATTACTTTCTCTGGTTTTATGGTTCCGTCTTTTACACATTaa
- the LOC128177053 gene encoding calmodulin-alpha-like isoform X2 produces the protein MSSSTYQLKDDMAADFSEAFEMYAKGRGFIHQDILKELLELVEQPMPEDEIKDIIETMCKGSSRLDLEAFLQIMTHKMRSTDPIEQLRDAFKEIDADGSGSIDRSELKEMMMSMMSNDYTEEEIDAMIDKADLDGDGEIDFEGKSLITFSGFMVPSFTH, from the exons ATGTCCTCTTCG ACGTACCAGTTAAAAGATGATATGGCTGCAG aTTTCTCCGAGGCCTTTGAAATGTACGCAAAGGGGCGGGGCTTTATTCATCAAGATATTCTGAAAGAATTATTAGAACTAGTGGAGCAGCCCATGCCAGAGGACGAGATTAAAGATATCATTGAGACGATGTGCAAAG GTAGCAGTAGATTAGACTTAGAAGCCTTCTTACAAATCATGACCCACAAAATGCGGTCAACTGACCCCATAGAACAGCTGCGCGATGCCTTCAAGGAGATAGACGCGGACGGGAGCGGATCCATTGATCGATCGGAACTCAAAGAGATGATGATGTCTATGATGTCTAACGACTACACAGAGGAGGAGATCGATGCGATGATTGACAAGGCCGATCTGGACGGCGACGGAGAAATCGACTTCGAAGGCAAGTCGTTGATTACTTTCTCTGGTTTTATGGTTCCGTCTTTTACACATTaa